A single Cucumis melo cultivar AY chromosome 4, USDA_Cmelo_AY_1.0, whole genome shotgun sequence DNA region contains:
- the LOC103494997 gene encoding ADP-ribosylation factor GTPase-activating protein AGD5 — MNEKANVTKELNARHRKILEGLLKLPENRECADCKAKGPRWASVNLGIFICMQCSGIHRSLGVHISKVRSATLDTWLPEQVTFIQSMGNEKANSYWEAELPPNYDRVGIENFIRAKYEDKRWVSKDGKPRSPARVQEEKPAFHGQRAAERSGSGYSGHSENLFEERKRVQTHSVKESIPAARVSLPVPPRGPEQVASAPKPRQEQKPEPVVQQAEATKQTTNNAPAVSPPKVDYATDLFNMLSFDGPSDNGSAAVSTDDSTWAGFQSAEEASSAEKSGPAKPAEATTQSTSAIEDLFKDTTSVSSLVPEKPAKDVKTDIMSLFEKSSMVSPFAMHQQQLAMLAQQQSLLMAAAKSGDAKFSNPSHQQQLALLAQQQSILMAAAAKSAAGDAKFCNTQTSVPNGTNVPPQSWPNVAYPIPGLMMQIGAQGGPQTTVQAMNRGLANPVGSSVPCPTSSLYSLGQVSSVPVNGVTPTAKNKSQSTASVSSATPSQSGKEYDFSSLTQGMFSKH; from the exons ATATTAGAAGGGCTTCTTAAGCTGCCAGAAAATAGGGAGTGTGCTGATTGCAAAGCTAA GGGACCAAGATGGGCTAGTGTTAATTTAGGCATTTTTATATGTATGCAATGTTCTGGGATCCACAGAAGCCTTGGTGTTCACATTTCAAAG GTACGGTCTGCTACGTTGGATACTTGGCTTCCAGAGCAGGTTACTTTTATACAGT CAATGGGGAATGAGAAGGCAAACAGTTATTGGGAGGCAGAGCTGCCACCAAATTATGACAGAGTTGGGATCGAGAATTTTATTCGTGCAAA ATATGAAGACAAAAGATGGGTTTCTAAGGATGGCAAACCAAGATCACCAGCTCGAGTGCAGGAGGAAAAACCTGCTTTTCATGGGCAGAGGGCGGCGGAAAGAAGTGGCTCAGGGTATTCAGGCCATTCTGAAAATTTGTTCGAGGAAAGGAAGAGAGTTCAAACTCATTCTGTGAAGGAGAGTATACCTGCCGCGAGAGTTAGTCTTCCTGTTCCTCCCAGAGGACCTGAACAA GTTGCTTCAGCCCCCAAACCACGCCAGGAGCAAAAACCTGAACCAGTTGTACAGCAAGCTGAAGCAACAAAACAGACTACAAATAATGCACCAGCTGTCTCTCCTCCAAAAGTTGATTATGCTACCGATCTTTTTAACATGCTATCCTTTGATGGCCCCTCTGATAATGGTTCAGCGGCAGTTTCCACAGATGATAGCACATGGGCTGGCTTCCAGT CGGCTGAAGAAGCATCGTCAGCAGAGAAATCTGGACCAGCAAAACCAGCTGAAGCCACTACCCAATCCACTTCTGCAATTGAGGATCTTTTCAAAGATACAACTTCAGTTTCATCTTTAGTTCCTGAAAAACCTGCAAAAGATGTTAAAACTGATATAATGAGTCTTTTTGAAAAG TCCAGTATGGTCTCTCCATTTGCCATGCATCAACAGCAACTTGCCATGCTAGCTCAGCAACAATCACTTCTCATGGCTGCAGCTAAATCTGGGGATGCAAAATTTAGCAATCCTTCTCATCAGCAGCAACTTGCCCTGTTAGCTCAGCAACAATCAATCCTCATGGCTGCTGCAGCCAAGTCAGCTGCTGGGGATGCAAAATTTTGCAATACTCAAACCTCTGTCCCCAATGGTACCAATGTTCCTCCTCAAAGTTGGCCAAATGTTGCCTACCCAATTCCTGGATTGATGATGCAAATAGGTGCCCAGGGTGGGCCGCAAACTACAGTGCAG GCAATGAACAGGGGGCTGGCAAATCCAGTTGGGAGTTCTGTTCCATGTCCAACATCTAG CCTTTATAGCCTCGGGCAAGTTTCTTCAGTGCCGGTGAATGGTGTGACGCCCACAGCAAAAAATAAATCTCAATCAACAGCATCAGTATCATCAGCTACTCCTTCGCAATCGGGAAAAGAGTACGATTTCTCCTCTTTAACACAAGGTATGTTTTCAAAACATTGA